The following proteins are encoded in a genomic region of Phragmites australis chromosome 9, lpPhrAust1.1, whole genome shotgun sequence:
- the LOC133928993 gene encoding uncharacterized protein LOC133928993 isoform X2 codes for MATEWSDGGEEFLLPEEFLDDDFFSEEEKAAVAARSESDEDCLDGLSRRLAGLLGEGGERKPPAKAELTVGSPQSTLCGLPKSGQESPDSGASKGNSPPSSPLEQQPADPWELLYEVAGQVARMRAMANSIPVLRNPHAFVAPARKPSPPPVAAPATKVPAGGYYHPFAHLVAQRQMQFHLKQQHLLKLQRERQLAAAAAWNSRQGFGAEPGGCGAVAPLGLNPAAWPPLQKPQQRHAPSPSAACMRAVFLTLPGAKSERTGTGVFLPRAAGAPAEPKNKPGCSTVLVPARVVHALNLNLDDLGAQPRHPGGFVLDQDALISRSNAMMASQKRTSSAAVPAPALCYSS; via the exons ATGGCGACGGAGTGGTCGGACGGCGGCGAGGAGTTCTTGCTGCCGGAAGAGTTCCTCGACGATGACTTCTTCTCCGAGGAGGAGAAAGCGGCGGTGGCCGCGAGGAGCGAGAGTGACGAGGACTGCTTGGACGGGCTGTCGCGCCGTCTCGCGGGACTCCTCGGCGAAGGCGGCGAACGAAAGCCTCCTGCCAAG GCGGAGTTGACAGTTGGGTCCCCGCAGTCGACGCTGTGCGGACTGCCGAAGTCGGGGCAGGAGAGCCCGGACAGCGGGGCGTCCAAGGGGAACTCGCCGCCGTCCTCGCCGCTGGAGCAGCAGCCGGCCGACCCGTGGGAGCTCCTTTACGAGGTCGCCGGCCAGGTGGCGCGCATGCGTGCGATGGCCAACAGCATCCCGGTACTGAGGAACCCCCACGCCTTCGTGGCTCCGGCACGgaagccgtcgccgccgccggtggcAGCGCCAGCCACCAAGGTCCCTGCCGGTGGGTACTACCACCCGTTCGCTCACTTGGTCGCGCAGCGCCAGATGCAG TTCCATCTCAAGCAACAGCATCTGCTCAAGTTGCAGAGGGAGCGTCAACTGGCCGCTGCCGCGGCGTGGAACTCGCGCCAGGGCTTCGGTGCCGAGCCCGGTGGCTGCGGCGCCGTCGCGCCTCTTGGTCTTAACCCGGCGGCATGGCCCCCGCTTCAGAAGCCGCAACAGCGCCACGCGCCGTCGCCTTCGGCCGCTTGCATGCGCGCAGTGTTCCTCACGCTGCCCGGCGCCAAGAGCGAGCGCACCGGCACCGGTGTCTTcctcccccgcgccgcaggCGCCCCCGCCGAGCCGAAGAATAAGCCAG GGTGTTCGACGGTTCTTGTCCCCGCCCGCGTGGTGCATGCTCTGAATCTCAACCTCGACGATCTCGGCGCCCAGCCTCGGCACCCCGGCGGCTTCGTTCTTGATCAAG ATGCCTTGATTAGTCGGAGCAACGCCATGATGGCGAGCCAGAAGCGGACGTCTTCCGCTGCCGTGCCTGCGCCAGCACTCTGCTACAGTTCCTGA
- the LOC133928993 gene encoding uncharacterized protein LOC133928993 isoform X1 has translation MATEWSDGGEEFLLPEEFLDDDFFSEEEKAAVAARSESDEDCLDGLSRRLAGLLGEGGERKPPAKAELTVGSPQSTLCGLPKSGQESPDSGASKGNSPPSSPLEQQPADPWELLYEVAGQVARMRAMANSIPVLRNPHAFVAPARKPSPPPVAAPATKVPAGGYYHPFAHLVAQRQMQVSQFHLKQQHLLKLQRERQLAAAAAWNSRQGFGAEPGGCGAVAPLGLNPAAWPPLQKPQQRHAPSPSAACMRAVFLTLPGAKSERTGTGVFLPRAAGAPAEPKNKPGCSTVLVPARVVHALNLNLDDLGAQPRHPGGFVLDQDALISRSNAMMASQKRTSSAAVPAPALCYSS, from the exons ATGGCGACGGAGTGGTCGGACGGCGGCGAGGAGTTCTTGCTGCCGGAAGAGTTCCTCGACGATGACTTCTTCTCCGAGGAGGAGAAAGCGGCGGTGGCCGCGAGGAGCGAGAGTGACGAGGACTGCTTGGACGGGCTGTCGCGCCGTCTCGCGGGACTCCTCGGCGAAGGCGGCGAACGAAAGCCTCCTGCCAAG GCGGAGTTGACAGTTGGGTCCCCGCAGTCGACGCTGTGCGGACTGCCGAAGTCGGGGCAGGAGAGCCCGGACAGCGGGGCGTCCAAGGGGAACTCGCCGCCGTCCTCGCCGCTGGAGCAGCAGCCGGCCGACCCGTGGGAGCTCCTTTACGAGGTCGCCGGCCAGGTGGCGCGCATGCGTGCGATGGCCAACAGCATCCCGGTACTGAGGAACCCCCACGCCTTCGTGGCTCCGGCACGgaagccgtcgccgccgccggtggcAGCGCCAGCCACCAAGGTCCCTGCCGGTGGGTACTACCACCCGTTCGCTCACTTGGTCGCGCAGCGCCAGATGCAGGTCTCTCAG TTCCATCTCAAGCAACAGCATCTGCTCAAGTTGCAGAGGGAGCGTCAACTGGCCGCTGCCGCGGCGTGGAACTCGCGCCAGGGCTTCGGTGCCGAGCCCGGTGGCTGCGGCGCCGTCGCGCCTCTTGGTCTTAACCCGGCGGCATGGCCCCCGCTTCAGAAGCCGCAACAGCGCCACGCGCCGTCGCCTTCGGCCGCTTGCATGCGCGCAGTGTTCCTCACGCTGCCCGGCGCCAAGAGCGAGCGCACCGGCACCGGTGTCTTcctcccccgcgccgcaggCGCCCCCGCCGAGCCGAAGAATAAGCCAG GGTGTTCGACGGTTCTTGTCCCCGCCCGCGTGGTGCATGCTCTGAATCTCAACCTCGACGATCTCGGCGCCCAGCCTCGGCACCCCGGCGGCTTCGTTCTTGATCAAG ATGCCTTGATTAGTCGGAGCAACGCCATGATGGCGAGCCAGAAGCGGACGTCTTCCGCTGCCGTGCCTGCGCCAGCACTCTGCTACAGTTCCTGA